In the genome of Gemmatimonadota bacterium, the window GCAATCACATCGTCGAGATGATTGCGAATCGTGCTATAGGGCACGCGGAGTTCGCGCGTCATCTCTTTGACATTGCCGCGCAATCGGACAAATGTCTCGACAAAAGTCAGATTTTCGGGCGACAGACGGTTAAAAATTGTGGGCTGAAATTCTCCAATAACCTCACATTCACATCTCGTACAGCGAATGCGGGTGACAATCACCTCATTCTGGCAGGCAGGACATTTCTCAATAATTTTACGCA includes:
- a CDS encoding DUF2089 domain-containing protein, with translation RKIIEKCPACQNEVIVTRIRCTRCECEVIGEFQPTIFNRLSPENLTFVETFVRLRGNVKEMTRELRVPYSTIRNHLDDVIAELGFATGTHPEVEDLSVASQQEVLDRLESGEISVEDAAEELKRINKERSIS